The genomic region GAGCGCGGCGCGCGCTCCCGTCACGCTGTCCTCGATCACCGCGCAGCCGGCGGGCGGCACCCGCAATTCGCGCGAGGCGGCCAGATAGACGTCGGGTGCCGGCTTGGGCTGCGCGACGCGGTCGCCCGTGAAGAGCCGGCCGCCGAAGCATGCGTCCAGGCCGAGCCGCGCGACCACGCGCTCCACGTAGTCGAGATCGCTGTTGCTGGCGCATGCGAGCAGCAGCGGCAGCGCCTGCAGCGCCTCGACGGCGCCCGGAATCTGCGGCGCCTCGCCCGCGCGCGCGCGGATTTCCTCGCGAATCGAATGGATCTGTTCCTCGCTGATGACGCGGCCCAGCGCAGCGGCGGCCTCGGTCAGCACGACGGCGGTGCGCATGCCGAGCAGCGGACGGATCGCGTCGTGCACGCCTTCGATCTGCCAGAGCGCTTCGAGCCGGTCGATCACGATTCGCTCGGCGATGGCTTCGCTGTCGACCAGCACGCCGTCGCAGTCACTGATCAGCGCGCGGCCCTCGCGCGGCGGGGTGGGGAGGGGGGATGGCATGTGTTTCTCCTGTAACGGCTAATCATACCGGTAACATCGGTCGGCACGAGGCACGGCGCGGCCGGCTTGCGGCAAGCGGCTTCGGGGCAGCGTCGCCGCACGGGTCTCGGCACCGATTGTCGCGGGGAAAAAAGGCCTGCGCAGGAACCCGGGCAAAAGCGCGACCGCCAATGATCGGAAGAAAATCGACGCGCGACGGCGGCCGACTCGGCACCAAGAAGCGCGACGCATGGGATACGATTTCTGTTGATGCTTCGGCAGTTTATTTATCTGATTTAAATAAATAAAAAATTTAATACGTATTTTATCGAATTCATTGCCAAATTACCCTACGCGGCGGTGCCGCTCGTTGGCGCCGCGACCGCCGTGCCGGGCCTGCTGCCGGTGGCTTTGCCGATGCGCCGGCGCCCGAGTCGGCCACCCGCCGAGCCTTGGCGGCGAGCCCGAGCATATCGGCCGGCCGCGGCGCGGGTTCATGGTGCTCCGGCCGGCGCGCGCGGTGGGCCGCCCGCATCGGTCTTGCGTCCTCCCCGTCGACAGGTCAGGAATCATGAGTCGCCGCGCGCCGTGACTTCGTATCTGCCGCCGGCCTGCGGCAAGCTGCGGGGCAAGCCCGTCGTGCTCGGCGCGATCGCGGCCGCGCGCGGCGCGAGGCCCGCGCAGCTCGCGCTGGCC from Burkholderia glumae LMG 2196 = ATCC 33617 harbors:
- a CDS encoding HAD family hydrolase, with protein sequence MPSPLPTPPREGRALISDCDGVLVDSEAIAERIVIDRLEALWQIEGVHDAIRPLLGMRTAVVLTEAAAALGRVISEEQIHSIREEIRARAGEAPQIPGAVEALQALPLLLACASNSDLDYVERVVARLGLDACFGGRLFTGDRVAQPKPAPDVYLAASRELRVPPAGCAVIEDSVTGARAALAAGMTVLGFTGSAHHPGERRAALREIGVHVTFERMSELPGLVERWLGDEFGVASEAGERAGSAA